A portion of the Deinococcus hopiensis KR-140 genome contains these proteins:
- a CDS encoding helix-turn-helix domain-containing protein, producing the protein MARYIASPLPPSKTPQAACNGRPWRSIHIQEHFGIALTEVCVWGYLERLGFTAQVPRPTHTEAASPKEQGTFIKKSRRR; encoded by the coding sequence ATTGCACGTTACATAGCCTCTCCTCTTCCTCCTTCGAAAACGCCACAGGCGGCGTGCAATGGCCGCCCATGGCGCTCGATACACATCCAGGAGCATTTTGGGATTGCATTGACAGAGGTGTGTGTCTGGGGCTACTTGGAAAGACTTGGCTTTACTGCTCAGGTTCCTCGACCGACGCATACGGAGGCGGCTTCTCCCAAAGAGCAGGGGACGTTCATAAAAAAGTCGAGGCGGCGCTGA
- a CDS encoding response regulator transcription factor: MRFLVVEDEPEIRRPLAASLREAGYAVDEAGCAEEARELAASFPFDALMVDVGLPEGPRSGFDLVRELREEGIPFPVLFLTARDAVEDRIEGLDTGGDDYLVKPFHLGEVQARLRALVRRGRAEVQSTRVWRDLRLDWTARAVYRSGARVALTAKEFSLLEVLASHPGRVYTREELIDRVWDGRFGAESNVVDTYVRNLRRKLGDDAVRTLRGLGYSFPEGE, translated from the coding sequence ATGCGTTTCCTGGTGGTTGAAGATGAACCCGAAATCCGCCGTCCCTTAGCGGCCAGCCTGAGAGAAGCCGGGTACGCGGTGGACGAGGCAGGCTGTGCCGAGGAGGCCCGCGAACTCGCCGCCAGTTTCCCCTTTGACGCCCTGATGGTGGATGTGGGACTGCCGGAGGGTCCCCGGTCGGGCTTTGATCTCGTGCGGGAGCTGCGCGAGGAGGGCATTCCCTTTCCGGTGCTGTTCCTGACGGCCCGCGACGCTGTGGAAGACCGTATTGAAGGCCTGGACACTGGGGGCGACGATTACCTCGTCAAGCCCTTTCATCTCGGGGAGGTCCAGGCGCGGCTGCGGGCCCTCGTGCGCCGGGGCCGGGCGGAGGTGCAAAGCACGCGGGTCTGGCGCGACCTCCGGCTCGACTGGACCGCACGGGCGGTGTACCGGTCAGGTGCACGGGTGGCGCTGACGGCCAAGGAGTTCTCGCTGCTGGAGGTGCTGGCCTCGCATCCAGGTCGGGTCTATACCCGCGAGGAACTGATCGACCGTGTGTGGGACGGACGCTTCGGGGCCGAATCGAACGTGGTGGACACCTACGTGCGCAATCTGCGCCGCAAACTCGGCGACGATGCGGTGCGCACCCTGCGGGGCCTGGGTTACAGCTTTCCGGAAGGGGAGTAA
- a CDS encoding transposase produces the protein MTTPRQNYTAEFKQEAVRLVEATGKSCAQIARDLGVPPHYVVRWKKRQEVQKAVGRPVLTGRGFPARSEQEERIKHLERELEIARQEWDVLKKAVAFFAKQS, from the coding sequence ATGACGACCCCTCGGCAGAACTACACCGCTGAATTCAAGCAGGAGGCCGTGCGGCTGGTCGAAGCCACGGGCAAAAGTTGTGCCCAAATCGCCCGCGACCTCGGCGTCCCTCCCCACTACGTCGTGCGCTGGAAAAAGCGGCAGGAGGTGCAGAAGGCTGTGGGACGCCCTGTATTGACGGGGCGTGGCTTCCCTGCGCGTTCTGAACAGGAAGAACGGATCAAGCATCTGGAGCGTGAACTGGAGATTGCCCGTCAGGAGTGGGATGTGTTGAAAAAAGCCGTGGCCTTCTTCGCCAAACAAAGCTGA
- a CDS encoding family 1 glycosylhydrolase, whose amino-acid sequence MIYFMFATGIENSYPTVQGGRVRQDEMDKCGHYTHWQKDFDLVGELGVGYLRYGPPIHTTWLGPDHYDWSFADETFAGLRSRNITPIVDLCHFGVPDWIGNFQNPDFPVQFARYAAAFAARFPWVQLYTPVNEMYICALFSAKYGWWNEQMTTDRSFVTALGHIVKANVLGMQAILNARPDAIFIQSESSEYFHAENPAAIGRAEFMNEVRFLSLDLNYGHRVGSEMYEYLLDNGMTREDYHFFLQNNLKHHCIMGNDYYVTNEHLVHPDGLTEASGEIYGYSVITGQYYARYGLPVMHTETNLSQGAGGDEAVRWLRKEWANVLRVRNDGLPIVGFTWYSLTDQVDWDTALRENNGTVNSLGLYDLNRNIRPVGEAYRRLITEWRDVLPTQSVVLTVPVFPPNQQESEAVRDLQDKARHARRTQDATAQGNEPTSPTPTSSTGA is encoded by the coding sequence TTGATCTACTTCATGTTTGCCACGGGCATCGAGAACTCGTACCCCACGGTGCAGGGCGGGCGGGTGAGGCAGGACGAGATGGACAAGTGCGGGCACTACACGCACTGGCAAAAGGACTTTGACCTCGTGGGGGAACTGGGCGTCGGGTACCTGCGCTACGGGCCGCCCATCCACACCACCTGGCTGGGTCCGGACCATTACGACTGGAGCTTTGCCGACGAGACGTTTGCGGGGCTGCGCTCACGCAACATCACGCCCATCGTGGACTTGTGCCACTTCGGGGTACCCGACTGGATCGGTAACTTTCAAAATCCCGATTTCCCGGTTCAGTTTGCCCGTTACGCGGCTGCTTTCGCTGCGCGCTTTCCCTGGGTGCAGCTGTACACGCCCGTCAACGAGATGTACATCTGCGCCCTGTTCTCGGCGAAGTACGGCTGGTGGAACGAGCAAATGACGACCGACCGCAGCTTCGTGACGGCGCTGGGCCACATTGTCAAGGCCAACGTGCTGGGGATGCAGGCCATCTTGAATGCCCGTCCCGACGCCATCTTTATCCAGAGCGAGTCCAGCGAGTACTTCCACGCTGAGAATCCCGCCGCCATTGGCCGGGCGGAATTCATGAACGAGGTGCGCTTTCTGTCGCTGGACCTGAACTACGGGCACCGGGTGGGGTCGGAGATGTACGAGTACCTGCTCGACAACGGCATGACGCGGGAGGACTACCACTTCTTCCTGCAAAACAACCTCAAGCACCACTGCATCATGGGCAACGACTACTACGTTACCAACGAGCATCTCGTTCACCCCGACGGTTTGACGGAGGCCAGCGGGGAGATCTACGGCTACTCGGTGATCACAGGCCAGTATTACGCCCGCTACGGCCTGCCGGTGATGCACACCGAGACGAATCTCTCTCAGGGTGCGGGAGGCGACGAGGCGGTGCGCTGGCTGCGCAAGGAATGGGCCAATGTGCTGCGCGTTCGCAACGATGGCCTGCCCATCGTGGGTTTTACCTGGTACTCGCTGACCGACCAGGTGGACTGGGACACGGCGCTGCGGGAGAACAATGGGACGGTCAATTCGCTGGGCCTGTACGACCTGAACCGCAACATCCGGCCCGTGGGCGAGGCGTACCGCCGCCTCATCACGGAGTGGCGTGACGTTCTCCCCACCCAGAGCGTCGTGCTGACCGTACCTGTCTTTCCTCCCAACCAGCAGGAGAGCGAGGCCGTGCGGGACCTGCAGGACAAGGCCCGCCATGCCCGCCGGACCCAGGACGCCACCGCCCAAGGCAATGAGCCCACGTCCCCCACACCCACCTCTTCGACAGGAGCCTGA
- a CDS encoding replication initiator protein A: MGQPRGKDQEKDVLRGHDERNVAALNFIPVQERLPEDLLRLERMVIRTNGQPAKIVCTGVPGIGMARGSDNDLLVALINVYIDAGCPADGIITTSAYALLKLSGQGTSGKHYQALSQCLARVFNTTYHITDGWFDFHAKRYTTVSFRIIDSLTRTHREETGADITLDSRSVLRIRLSEEITKSIRNGYIKPLNLTDYQSLPTVGSRTLYRLLDMYLDEAATRGDPKPYRMAVSLMTHAQNCGVLNRRPDHVRRALDSMHEPLIKMGYLATVNYVGKGLKTTVHYTYGETTSPINQEHVALLVKHGVHRGVAEKYARNLGEKVVVVVAKFAEELKRPNKKIENPAAYLVSLLKDVDSIVAQTRSDELRKQDIQRTRKASQAKIVKAEAQQNHLFEEELHLAIQKEGPEAAVEFMLTSFKVRQLQRHGLELHEIDQVRNAVLERRVDAAQMHAILNRVLMSPEVGIRDLRALL; the protein is encoded by the coding sequence ATGGGGCAGCCGCGGGGCAAGGATCAGGAGAAGGACGTGTTGAGGGGCCACGACGAGCGGAACGTGGCGGCCCTCAACTTCATTCCTGTTCAGGAGCGGTTGCCCGAGGACCTGCTGCGCCTGGAACGCATGGTCATCCGCACCAACGGTCAACCGGCGAAAATTGTGTGTACTGGCGTGCCCGGCATCGGCATGGCCCGCGGCAGCGACAACGACCTGCTGGTGGCGCTGATCAACGTGTACATTGACGCGGGTTGCCCTGCCGACGGGATCATCACCACGAGTGCGTATGCGCTGCTTAAGCTCTCGGGGCAGGGAACCAGCGGCAAACACTACCAGGCCCTCTCCCAGTGTCTGGCCCGGGTCTTCAACACGACGTACCACATCACAGACGGCTGGTTTGATTTTCACGCCAAGCGGTACACGACGGTGTCGTTTCGCATCATTGACAGCCTGACGCGCACACATCGTGAGGAAACAGGCGCGGACATTACGCTTGACAGCCGCAGCGTCTTGCGCATTCGTCTGAGCGAGGAAATTACCAAGTCCATCCGCAACGGCTACATCAAGCCCCTGAACCTCACCGACTACCAGAGCCTGCCCACGGTCGGCTCCCGCACGCTGTACCGCCTGCTGGACATGTACCTCGACGAAGCAGCGACGCGCGGCGATCCCAAACCTTACCGGATGGCGGTCTCCCTGATGACGCACGCGCAGAATTGCGGCGTCCTCAACCGCCGTCCTGACCACGTCCGCCGGGCGCTCGACAGCATGCACGAGCCCCTCATCAAGATGGGTTACCTCGCCACGGTCAATTACGTCGGGAAGGGTCTGAAGACCACCGTTCACTACACGTATGGGGAGACCACCTCTCCCATCAACCAAGAACACGTGGCCCTGCTGGTCAAACACGGTGTTCACCGGGGTGTGGCCGAGAAGTACGCCCGCAACTTGGGGGAGAAAGTTGTCGTCGTCGTCGCAAAATTTGCAGAGGAACTCAAGCGCCCAAACAAGAAGATCGAGAATCCCGCTGCATACCTCGTCAGCCTGCTCAAGGACGTGGACTCGATCGTCGCGCAAACCCGCAGTGACGAGTTGCGCAAGCAGGATATCCAACGCACCCGCAAGGCGTCCCAGGCGAAAATCGTCAAGGCAGAGGCGCAGCAGAACCATCTTTTTGAGGAAGAGCTGCACCTGGCCATCCAGAAAGAGGGGCCAGAAGCGGCGGTCGAGTTTATGCTTACCTCCTTCAAGGTCCGGCAACTTCAGCGGCACGGGCTGGAACTGCATGAAATTGATCAAGTCCGCAACGCGGTCCTTGAACGCCGAGTGGACGCGGCGCAGATGCACGCCATTCTCAACCGGGTGCTCATGTCGCCGGAGGTAGGAATCCGCGACCTCCGCGCGCTGCTCTGA
- a CDS encoding SDR family oxidoreductase, with translation MTRQKVALVTGGNRGIGLEVCRQLAQQGLHVLLAARGEAQGEQAAAALHSGGGAVTAVSLDVRDDASIQTLAAHVQRAFGRLDILVNNAAVLLCEGDSALMTPPEAYQDSLETNFMGPLRLCQAFVPGMRERGYGRVVNVSSGAGQLSSMGGYAPAYSASKAALNALTRLMAHAGGPRVLVNSVDPGWVRTDMGGPRAPRSVEQGADTVVWLATLPEGGPTGGFFHDRKPLPW, from the coding sequence ATGACGAGACAGAAGGTAGCCCTCGTGACCGGGGGTAACCGCGGTATTGGTCTGGAAGTCTGCCGCCAGCTCGCCCAGCAGGGCCTGCACGTGCTGCTTGCCGCGCGGGGTGAGGCCCAGGGAGAGCAGGCTGCTGCGGCCCTGCACTCGGGCGGGGGAGCCGTCACGGCCGTCTCCCTCGATGTGCGGGACGACGCCTCCATTCAGACGCTCGCGGCCCACGTACAGCGTGCCTTCGGGCGCCTCGACATTCTCGTAAACAATGCTGCGGTGCTGCTGTGTGAGGGGGACAGTGCCCTGATGACGCCACCTGAGGCGTATCAGGACAGCCTGGAGACGAACTTTATGGGTCCGCTCCGGCTGTGCCAGGCGTTCGTACCAGGCATGCGGGAGCGGGGGTACGGCCGCGTGGTGAATGTCAGTAGCGGCGCCGGGCAGCTTTCCAGCATGGGTGGGTATGCCCCAGCGTACTCGGCGAGCAAAGCCGCCTTGAACGCCCTGACGCGCTTGATGGCGCACGCGGGGGGGCCAAGGGTGTTGGTGAACAGCGTGGATCCCGGATGGGTGAGGACCGACATGGGGGGCCCTCGGGCCCCGCGCAGTGTCGAGCAGGGCGCGGACACGGTCGTGTGGCTCGCCACCCTGCCTGAGGGCGGACCCACCGGCGGGTTCTTCCATGACCGCAAGCCCCTTCCCTGGTAA
- a CDS encoding SDR family NAD(P)-dependent oxidoreductase, translated as MTASDSPNTAQSTPSAPPALPRRFGSKVVIVTGAASGIGLAAAKRFAQEGARVVIADLHGDAAEQATEQMKAAGAPAALGVACDVSDPQQVDACVDAAVARFGRLDVVVNNAGLMTFKPITELTVDDWQRVLAVDLLGAFSFLRRSFEVMKPGSAIVNVSSIHAHETEALVAPYAAAKAALVSLTRSAAIEGKPRGIRVNAVLPGAVDTPMLWNNPNVKSGVEKINPNDVGRPEDLAAAIAFLASDDAAFVQGTELIVDGGRLDHL; from the coding sequence ATGACTGCATCTGATTCCCCCAACACTGCCCAGTCCACGCCGTCTGCGCCCCCTGCCCTGCCCCGACGCTTCGGCAGCAAGGTCGTTATTGTGACTGGCGCGGCAAGTGGGATTGGCCTGGCTGCGGCCAAACGTTTTGCGCAGGAGGGGGCGCGGGTGGTGATCGCGGACCTTCATGGTGACGCTGCAGAACAGGCCACCGAGCAGATGAAAGCTGCCGGGGCGCCCGCCGCGTTGGGGGTGGCCTGCGACGTATCGGACCCTCAGCAGGTGGATGCCTGCGTGGACGCAGCCGTGGCCCGTTTCGGGAGGCTGGACGTCGTGGTGAACAACGCCGGGCTGATGACCTTCAAGCCCATCACTGAACTGACGGTGGACGACTGGCAGCGCGTGCTGGCAGTGGACCTGCTGGGGGCCTTTTCCTTTCTGAGGCGCAGCTTTGAGGTGATGAAACCGGGGTCGGCCATCGTGAATGTTTCCAGCATCCACGCCCATGAGACCGAAGCGCTGGTGGCCCCCTACGCCGCTGCCAAGGCGGCCCTGGTGTCACTAACGCGCAGCGCCGCCATCGAGGGCAAACCGCGCGGCATCCGCGTGAACGCCGTACTGCCGGGCGCGGTGGACACGCCGATGTTGTGGAACAATCCCAATGTGAAAAGCGGCGTGGAGAAGATCAACCCCAATGACGTGGGCCGTCCCGAAGACCTTGCCGCTGCCATCGCCTTCCTGGCCTCGGACGACGCCGCTTTTGTGCAGGGCACGGAACTGATCGTGGACGGCGGGCGACTCGATCACCTGTAA
- a CDS encoding IS3 family transposase: MTQTRGRPERVRARKDRAQTEKIRASHQRSRGTYGTPRIQADLADEGERVSRQRIGRPMKAADAEVRCKRPFRVTTKASSAHPTAENLLNREFSADRPNRKWVTDITSLPTTEGWLYLATVMDLFSRKIVGWAMSERLHTPLVTAALNMAWQRRQPETGLLHHSDRGSQYSSEVYRQALERLEAVQSMSNKGQCWDSAVQERFFSTLKVELDLRQEPGTCAQTRSDVFAWIEVFYNRQRRHSSPCYRSPVAFEEQTTHPELRLH; the protein is encoded by the coding sequence ATTACGCAGACGCGGGGAAGGCCAGAGCGTGTCAGAGCGCGAAAAGACCGCGCCCAGACCGAGAAGATCAGGGCGAGTCATCAGCGAAGCCGAGGGACTTACGGAACCCCGAGAATTCAAGCGGATCTCGCAGATGAGGGAGAGCGGGTGAGCCGACAGCGGATCGGGCGACCGATGAAGGCAGCGGACGCTGAGGTCCGCTGCAAGCGGCCGTTTCGCGTGACGACCAAGGCCTCATCGGCTCACCCAACCGCAGAAAATCTGCTGAACCGAGAGTTCAGTGCCGACCGGCCGAATCGGAAGTGGGTCACGGACATCACCTCTCTGCCGACGACGGAGGGCTGGCTGTATCTGGCCACGGTCATGGACCTGTTCTCCAGAAAAATTGTCGGCTGGGCGATGAGCGAACGTCTTCACACGCCGCTGGTCACCGCGGCGCTGAACATGGCTTGGCAGCGACGGCAGCCCGAGACCGGGCTGCTCCACCACTCCGACCGAGGCAGCCAATACAGCAGTGAGGTCTACCGACAAGCCCTGGAGCGCCTGGAGGCGGTTCAGAGCATGAGCAACAAAGGGCAGTGTTGGGATAGCGCCGTGCAGGAACGCTTTTTCTCAACCCTCAAGGTTGAACTCGACCTGCGCCAGGAACCCGGGACGTGTGCCCAAACCCGCAGTGACGTGTTCGCGTGGATCGAGGTGTTTTACAACCGGCAACGTCGCCATTCGTCGCCCTGCTACCGTTCCCCGGTGGCCTTTGAGGAACAAACCACCCATCCTGAACTACGCCTCCACTAA
- a CDS encoding sensor histidine kinase encodes MPLHLECATIPATPPLRPLTLRTRLTLLTFGVLLCTLLAFAGVAGVVLWQVELRSVARQVASQADALLAVVQSTPSQLDDIGDDILEESGITASARVYVDGQLRWAGGASGPDTLDPEFLKGSGPAWARQVGGYQVISRRGGMVVVQVGRNLLPLKHLMQRYASVAAMTLLLLSVLGGWLVAREVRRALRPLEALARRVGHLDGPGPLPGLEERDEVGALARALAESLRALRAERERETLFLASASHELRTPVTAMLADLQHTLSRERPPEEWHAALERTERTAGRLRQLTGNLMTLTRAQRLLPLGPSRGPTVDLLTLAGEAVDLLQPLAMRRDLDLWLDGASAPVRGDSTLLSSVLENLIGNAVKFTPPGGRVLVDVSAQPGGGAALRVEDTGPGFPGGVLTDAFVRGLTEVEGFGLGLAVVRRVVEVHGGTLHLGRAEGGGARVDVTLPGEEAISPLTNF; translated from the coding sequence TTGCCTCTCCACCTGGAATGCGCCACCATTCCAGCAACGCCACCCCTGAGGCCCCTGACCCTGCGCACCCGGCTGACCCTCCTGACCTTTGGTGTTTTGCTCTGCACGCTGCTCGCATTCGCAGGAGTGGCGGGGGTGGTGCTGTGGCAGGTGGAACTGCGTTCGGTGGCCCGGCAGGTGGCGTCGCAGGCCGACGCACTGCTCGCGGTGGTGCAGTCCACGCCCAGTCAACTTGACGATATCGGCGACGATATCCTGGAAGAAAGCGGTATTACGGCGTCAGCGCGCGTCTATGTGGATGGACAGCTGCGGTGGGCGGGTGGGGCTTCGGGGCCCGACACCCTGGACCCCGAGTTTCTGAAGGGGAGTGGGCCTGCGTGGGCGCGGCAGGTGGGTGGGTATCAGGTGATATCGCGGCGCGGCGGCATGGTCGTGGTGCAGGTGGGGCGCAACCTGCTGCCCCTAAAACATTTGATGCAGCGCTACGCGTCGGTGGCTGCCATGACCCTGCTGCTGCTCAGCGTGCTGGGGGGCTGGCTGGTGGCCCGCGAGGTGCGCCGGGCGTTGCGGCCCCTGGAGGCACTGGCGCGGCGGGTGGGGCACCTCGACGGGCCTGGTCCGCTGCCGGGCCTGGAGGAACGCGACGAGGTGGGCGCCCTCGCCCGCGCCTTGGCAGAAAGCCTGCGGGCGCTGCGAGCCGAGCGCGAACGTGAAACCCTCTTTCTTGCGAGCGCCTCGCACGAGTTGCGCACGCCCGTCACAGCGATGCTCGCGGACCTGCAACACACCCTCTCGCGGGAGCGGCCCCCGGAGGAGTGGCACGCGGCCCTGGAACGTACGGAGCGTACAGCGGGACGCCTGCGCCAGCTGACAGGCAACCTCATGACCCTCACCCGGGCGCAGCGCCTGCTTCCGCTGGGGCCGTCGCGTGGGCCCACCGTGGACCTGCTTACGCTGGCGGGCGAGGCGGTGGACCTGCTGCAACCGCTGGCGATGCGGCGCGACCTCGACCTGTGGCTGGACGGGGCCTCGGCTCCCGTGCGCGGCGACAGCACCTTGTTGAGCAGCGTGCTCGAAAACCTGATCGGCAATGCGGTGAAGTTCACGCCACCGGGGGGGCGGGTCCTGGTGGACGTCTCAGCCCAGCCTGGTGGGGGCGCGGCGCTGCGGGTGGAAGACACCGGCCCCGGCTTTCCGGGAGGCGTCCTGACAGACGCCTTCGTGCGCGGACTGACCGAGGTGGAAGGCTTTGGGCTTGGGCTTGCCGTGGTGCGGCGGGTGGTGGAGGTGCACGGGGGTACCCTGCACCTGGGGCGGGCAGAGGGCGGTGGCGCGCGGGTGGACGTCACTCTGCCGGGCGAGGAGGCCATTTCGCCTTTAACCAACTTTTAG